The Pontibacter korlensis sequence AGTTATACGAGAACTGTGCCTGGGCTACAGTGTTTCAGAAAAGAACTTTTGTAACATCATGGTATCAAATCTACAGTAAGATTTACCTGCCTTTAATTATTTATAGAGTCGGGGGAGGCAGGCTTACAGGAATATTAACTTTAACGAAAAGTACGCGAGGGTTAATTACAGGAGCGGGCGCCGCTCAAGCAGAGTATCAAGTCTGGCTCACTTCTTCAGATGATGGAGGTGGATTCATCAAACAGGCCTTATCATTAATTAGGAAAAGGTATCCTAAAGATCGAGTACAGCTGAAGTACATTCCTGGTAAAGCTTATGTTGCTTGGGCAAAAACAGATTCTTATTGGAGTAAACGATGTTTTTTACGTGCGTTCAGACAGCCATTAATATTGGCTGATGAAGAGAAGCTTCTGGCTGAACTAAGAAAAAAGAATAGGAGAGAAAAAATTAACCGTTTAAAAAGACTAGGAGAGCTAGAGTTTAAGCGCATAAAAGACTGCAGCGAATTTACCTCCATTTTTGATGAACTGGCGCTGCAATTCGATTTCAGAAAAGAAGCTATGTTCAATAGGAGTTTCTTTCGAGATGACTCTTACCGAAAGGATTTTTTAGTTTCTCTGTTCAAAAATAACCTACTACATGTTACAGTACTAAAAGTTAATGGAGAGGTGATAGCTTCTAACGTGGGGGCTGTAGGAAAGGGGAGTGTGCACCTGCAGGGTATAAATTCGCATGCACCTTCTTATGCTAGATATTCCCCAGGCATTCTCCACTTCCTGATGTTGGGTAGATTGTTATCTGAAGAAGGGATCTTGGTTTTTGATTTGACTCCTGGTGCCGATGCTTATAAAGATGCCTTAGCAACTGATTATGCTGAGGCTTATCAAATTGATGTGGTTAGCAGAGCAGAAAAGTTAGAGATGATCTCTGCGCTAACACTAGTAGGCAAAGCCAAGGCTACTGCCTTAAGACTGGGGGTAAAGCCAGAGAAAATAAAAGGCTTGAAGTATGACTATTTACTTTTTAAAGAAAGGCTTGAAGGCTTTAAAAAGTTGGGGTTAGGAACAGTGTTATCTAACGGTTACCGGTTATTTAAGGGCGGGTTAAAAGAGCAGGTTTACCTTTTAGATGAGACTATGTGTGCAAACTCCGCAGGTAGTGCTGAGGTGATTAAGTGTTGCAGCCTGAACGACCTTCTAGCCTATGCTCCTGCTAGCCAAGATACCACAAGATGGGATTTTCTGAAAGAGGCGATGCGGAAACTAGAAAATGGGGAGCAATCATATACATGGTGCAGAGAAGGGAGGCTAATTGCGTGTGCCTGGTATAATGTTTCCAAAGAAGCTAATATGAATACACCGTTACTAAAGATGACACACTGGCAATCGGAAAGTAAAGATGACTTTATGATTTTCGGAAGTAGTATGTTGGCTACTCTTAAATGTAACCAGCTGTACATAAGCATTGATAAAAATAATATCCTGCGTAAAGTTGAAAATTTTCCTTTATTAAGAAGCAAAGGGATTTATCAGTAACTGCTTCCCTGTAACAAGTTTCTATTAGTATATATAACATATGATGTATTAAGTTCGGAAACTTATTCAACACTTCCGGGATATTAGTAAATCATTTTTTAGAACTTCATATATACTAAAATAAACTCTATTAGCTACAATGCCACGTAGCTAATTTGAAAATGCCTGCACCTTTACACTTTAAAATGTTATGTTTACTAGAAAAAAAGTATAATTGGCTTATTTGTATATAAATGTTATTAAATTATTAAATAATAAAGAATCAAAATACTCTAAACAGAGTATACTAATCATATTATTTATTGTACTTGATTAAGCGGAATGAAGTGTTGATTTATGTAAAGGTGGAGTCCAGAATCAAAGTCAAGGTATGTAGAAAGCAGTAACTTAATCTAATTTTTGCCTATGAAAGTGTCTCCAATAGCTGCGGTAGGTCAGCCTAAAAAATTACAATGGTTAGTCCGGCTTATGTGTTAAACACTAAATAGTACGATTATATGGTATTTAGTAAAGCTATATTACATGTTAGCTTTGCCTCAGAGAAGCTTTTGTAACTTCTGTGCCTCTACAGGTGTGACAATTTTGGGTTAAGTAAATTTCTTCTGCTTCTTCTTATAATTGATTACACAATCTATATATGTTCTGGAAGGCGAACTCTTACGTCTAAACTGTGAGAAATACTTGAGTATGTGTAGGTAATAGGTAAGATAGTTGACTAAATAATCCAAAATCAGCTAACGGTAGAATTTATTATTATAACATAATACTATTGAAGTTTATTGCCTCTCAGCTTTTATGCCTGTGTGTCTATGTAGTTTCATTCAAGGCACTCTTCAATTAATTAGCATAATATTAAAGTACACTGTTATGATTAATTCTAAACCTAAAATTTCTAAAGCTCATTTAGAAAGAGATGTAGTGACGCTTGTGCTTACTATTTTCATGTCTATCTACATCATTGAAAACGTTGTTTATATAGGTGCTGACTGGCTTATTCTGTTAAATGTGGTTGTTCTTGGCGCAATGATGATCTATATCAAGTCTCAGGCGCCAATCAAACTGTCAGAAAAGCGGAACCTACAGTTAACCAGGTTTATCAAGGCCTATGCTGTTCTTCTTTCTTTGGCAGCACTTCTGTACTTATTTAAGCCTTTGTTGTTTCTGACTTTGTTCCCTGACACGAATATGTTCTTAGCCTTTGTTTTAGGTTTTCCAACATTAGGGGTTCCGTTGAATTTAATTGTTGGTGCTGTCTTGAATAAAGTTAAATTGAATACAGAGAGAAGGAAAACTACATTAGTAGCTGGTGTAGGAAACCTTGCCCGCAATGTAGAGCATGAGCTTTATGGTCATGATATAAAAGGATACATTAAGGTTAAGAAAGAAGAGTGCCTTGTTAAGCCGGAGAAGGTAGTCGGAGAGCTCGAGCAGATTCATGAATACTTAAAGGATAACCCCGTTGATGAAATAGTTATTGCCATACCGGTTAAACCTTCCAAAAAAATACGTAACATCTTGATGGCTGCAGATCATTATGGGGTTAGAGTAAAGTACATTCCAGATTATCAAAACTTGTTCGGCGAACACTATAGAACTAGGCGCTATGGGCACTTAGAAGCTGTTCACGTAAGGCAGTTACCTTTGGACGGTACTGTAGCGTCGTTGTTGAAGACTAGCTTTGATAAAGTGTTCTCCTTTTTAGTGCTTCTGGCACTCTCACCCATATTCCTTGTTTTGGCCATTCTAATAAAGTTTGACTCACCAGGTCCTGTATTTTATTGTCCTATACGAATAGGGCGTGGAGGTAAGCCATTTAAGTGCTTTAAGTTTAGAAGTATGAGAGAAAGTGACAGCTGTATAGGAGGGATTCTGTCTACTCAGCAAAACGACCCAAGAATAACAAAATTAGGTAGGATCATGCGCAAGTATAGCATTGACGAATTACCTCAATTTTATAATGTTCTTTTAGGAGACATGAGCGTGGTAGGGCCAAGACCTCATAGAAGTCATCTAAATAGGCAGCTGCAGGAAAGTGAAGATAAGTATATGATAAGACACTACTATAAACCAGGTATTACTGGATGGGCTCAGGTAAATGGCTGGAGAGGCCCCACTGAGACGAAAGAGCAAAAAAGCCAGCGTACTCTTCACGATCTCTGGTATATGGAAAACTGGTCAATGAAACTCGATTTTAAGATTATTTACATGACAATTTTTAGCCGTAAGGTACATAGTAGTGCATTTTAGAGTAAAAACAGGCTTATGAACTAGATCTACATATTAATGTTAAAGTCAAAGGCTGGGCCACCTCACAAGTAGAGGTGGCCCAGCCTTTGACTTTAACATCTGGTAAAGATTTATCATTAAAGCTATAGGTGGCATGTTTAAAATAACACTTTGAAGTGTTGGTAAACTGCAACGCTATCTTGGGTCTAGTGGATCAGACCGAAGTGATTTCACATTGACATTCCCACCGCTAAAGCAGGTGGGATTCTTGGGCTACCTCGCTACTGCGACTGTATATCTCCCAAGCTGAAACGGTCTGCCCGACCGCCTTATTTCTTATATTACTAGCTGCGTTCACATCCCGGTGCAGGGCATGTTTGCTGCAGCAAAGGTAACAGCCGGCAAGTGCAGGCGGTAGAACATAGGGTAAGATCTAACCCAACAAAAGTGAAGGGATGTCGCACCACATCCAGAGCGTCTTTGCCCACATCGACGCCAAGGTTCTGACAGAGTAAATTCTTCATAGCTGAAAGGGGTTTAAGTGGACAAAAAACATTCATCTTCCGGGCCTACACTCACTCATGCCTGCGGATGGGGCAGCCGCTAGGTACTGTCCAGGCTTT is a genomic window containing:
- a CDS encoding GNAT family N-acetyltransferase, which translates into the protein MNNLLIHKAHIKEEKAVGEDGVFMSEGYAVFDLLYDKEFQDAWDKLYENCAWATVFQKRTFVTSWYQIYSKIYLPLIIYRVGGGRLTGILTLTKSTRGLITGAGAAQAEYQVWLTSSDDGGGFIKQALSLIRKRYPKDRVQLKYIPGKAYVAWAKTDSYWSKRCFLRAFRQPLILADEEKLLAELRKKNRREKINRLKRLGELEFKRIKDCSEFTSIFDELALQFDFRKEAMFNRSFFRDDSYRKDFLVSLFKNNLLHVTVLKVNGEVIASNVGAVGKGSVHLQGINSHAPSYARYSPGILHFLMLGRLLSEEGILVFDLTPGADAYKDALATDYAEAYQIDVVSRAEKLEMISALTLVGKAKATALRLGVKPEKIKGLKYDYLLFKERLEGFKKLGLGTVLSNGYRLFKGGLKEQVYLLDETMCANSAGSAEVIKCCSLNDLLAYAPASQDTTRWDFLKEAMRKLENGEQSYTWCREGRLIACAWYNVSKEANMNTPLLKMTHWQSESKDDFMIFGSSMLATLKCNQLYISIDKNNILRKVENFPLLRSKGIYQ
- a CDS encoding exopolysaccharide biosynthesis polyprenyl glycosylphosphotransferase, producing the protein MINSKPKISKAHLERDVVTLVLTIFMSIYIIENVVYIGADWLILLNVVVLGAMMIYIKSQAPIKLSEKRNLQLTRFIKAYAVLLSLAALLYLFKPLLFLTLFPDTNMFLAFVLGFPTLGVPLNLIVGAVLNKVKLNTERRKTTLVAGVGNLARNVEHELYGHDIKGYIKVKKEECLVKPEKVVGELEQIHEYLKDNPVDEIVIAIPVKPSKKIRNILMAADHYGVRVKYIPDYQNLFGEHYRTRRYGHLEAVHVRQLPLDGTVASLLKTSFDKVFSFLVLLALSPIFLVLAILIKFDSPGPVFYCPIRIGRGGKPFKCFKFRSMRESDSCIGGILSTQQNDPRITKLGRIMRKYSIDELPQFYNVLLGDMSVVGPRPHRSHLNRQLQESEDKYMIRHYYKPGITGWAQVNGWRGPTETKEQKSQRTLHDLWYMENWSMKLDFKIIYMTIFSRKVHSSAF